Sequence from the Balaenoptera acutorostrata chromosome 4, mBalAcu1.1, whole genome shotgun sequence genome:
TGCTCagtgcaagggaaaaaaaaaaaaaaaaaatcaaacaaaaaataaactaaaaagccAAAACACCAAACGTATTGCTTGTTTTCCTTCTGAACAGTTCTTGGCTTTGAGTCCGGAAACGTCTTCACATACTCTGAAATTATTGCTTCGAGAAGTCACAGCCCGGCCGGGCCCCTCACTGCACCAAGACAAAGGTGCCCAGCGGGCCGGAGGTCAGGTCCTCCATCTCACAGTCTCCCTGGGGCAGCCCCGCGGGCTCCAGGCTCGGGGACAGCGTGGCGAAGCGTGGCTGGGGGGCCGCGGCGGCAGGGCCGGGGGCCGTGGAGCTGCTGATGCGCAGGTGGGCGTCCAGGAGCTGGGCGGCCGACGCCACCGGGGAGCCCCCGGCCTGCAGCAGGGGGGGCGGCAGCAGCGGGCcgggccccagccccagctccttcTGCAGTCCCGACACGAGGAGGGTGCCGTCGCAGGGGGCGAGGAccaggggggctggggggtgctGGGCGGCCGGCTGGCAGCCGGGTGGGGCCGCCGGGTGGTGCTGTAACTGGAGCAACCTGGCCAGGCCGAGGGACAGGGAGGGCAGGTCAGTGCCGGCCGGCGCGCGGCTGCCCCCGCCACCCGGCCAGGCTCCCACACGATCGGGTTTCCACCCGCCAGGGCTGGAGGGCCCGCCCCGTGGAAGTACGGGCTGGAGCTGCTCGGAACACGCCACTCTGTGCGTGACTCATCCCCTGAGCAATTCCTGGCATTTCATTCCCCGTCTTGCTTTCGTAGCAGCTCAGAGATGCCAACCAGACGTGACATTCCTAcccgccgccccctccctcccccactgcggGCCGaggctccccacccccgcccccagctacTGGGAAGGAGCTGCACAGCTCTCCCCCAGCCTGGGCAGGGCGGCGCTTGGCTGGCTACGTGCAGAAGCGGGAGTGCAAGGGGTAAGGCCGCTCAGAAAATCCCAAGCCACATGAGCCCTGCCCAGGCCCCGGCACCAGTGCCAAGCGGGCGTCTTACCTCTGCTGGTGCAACACCTCCTCCAGCAGGCTCCTGCCCTCCCGGCCGCCGGCCCCGCCGCCGAGCAGGCCCGGGCTCTGTGCGGGCAGCTGGAAGGCGCTCAGGCCGCCCCTCGAGGTCCggctggaggaggagggctggCACACCTGGCGAGCCAGCCCCTTGATCTTGTTCAGCCCCAGAAAGCCTTTGGTCCTCGCGTTCTTCCGCAGCTGCTGCCGAAAGGCTTTCAGCCCTGGGGACAGGCAAAGTCAACAGGTATACGGACCCGTCCACCAGCCCTGGCCTGACGGCCCGTCGCTTGCTGGGGCTTCCAGACAGTGGGGAGGAGTATGGGGGGGGGCCGAGGGGCGTGAACGTGGTGGGATGAGGGGACCCGCACGCCTTTCTACAGGGTCAAGGGGCCCTCTGGTCACCCCATCACTTCATGACAGCCCCTCTCCTGGGGCTGGGACATCAGTCTCTTTTGGGGTTTGGTTTGGGACAGCAGTTCCAGCCCTGAAGAAGCACACGTCTGGGCAGACAGTGGATCCTTCGTGGAAGGAGGGCGCGAGCAGTGTGGGGGCCtcaggagggggctggggcccCACAAGCCCTGGGAGGTGCCAAGAGAGCCTGGCTGCCAAGTACGGGCTGCCTTTGTGGCGGGTGCCTCCCTGGCCATCCTCCTCCAAGTCAGGAGCTGACGCCCGCCATCCAAGCATCTCTTGGGCTTTTAGGACCAGCTACTAGAGGCCGTGTGAGCTCGTCCTAGAAGCCAGGGCGTCTAGAACCCGGGCAGCAGCTTCGGCCTGCCCAGGGAGCACAGCTGCTCCACCAGGACCAGCTAGAAGAGGGGGTTGCCACCTGCCATTAAGGACAAAGTGATGCCCTCCGGGGTGCGCACGGGTCTCCTGGGGAAGGCAGAAGTGGGCGCGAAAGGGGAAGTCACCTTGAGTGAGAGAGGTGTCCGACGCCCTCCGGCCCTCCTGGAAGCTGACGGGGAGCGGGGCGGCTCCCCCCAGGGCCCCCTGCGCCTGCAGCACTGGGGTGGCGGACCGGGTCCCCAGGAGCGGCGAGGCCAGTCTGAGCGGGGAGCAGGCACTCAGCAGCCCCTGAGCAACCAGGTGTCCACTGAGCCCAGCCAGGCCGTCACCCGCAGAGGTCAGGCAGCTGTCGGAGCTGGTGCCTTCGGAAGGACTGGCCGCGGAGGGTGAGACGACGATACCTGCAGAGCAGTAGGTGCTGCTGAGGCCAGACGCACCCGGGGACGCCCGACACCCTTCACAGCAAGTCCAAGTGCTCTGGCTCCGTAGCTTCGCGCCTGCTGCGGCGTCTCCCCGGCCCTCAGATGGCCCGTGGCCCACTGACGGGGCAGACAGCTGTACCCTCCCCACCCCTAGCCTCAACTCTGGGGGGTAGGAAGTCTGTGACGGCCAGATGCCCCCAGAGTCCAGGAAGCCTCGACGGCCAGCACCACGGGGCTGGGCGCGCAGCTACAGCCAACAGGTGGCGCTTGGACCCGGGACTCAGAGGGGCCTGGGCCGAGGACCTGCCCTGCTGGCCCCCGAGGGCAGCTACACCCCACGCTGTCCCTGCCACTCGAGTGCCACCTGCGAGGTCTAAGTATGGTTCACGTGGTCTCGGGCGATTCAGGAATGGCAGACCTGAAGACGCTGCCCGTCACAGCCCACCCACTGGGCGTGGCCCTGAGCCACGGGGATGCTTACATGGAGGGATGCGCGGGGAGAAGCAGGTGGAGACCTCGGCCAGCGTGTGCCTCCGGCCGGTGCTGCCAGGTGGGGGCTCCCGTGTCTCCTGCTCCTCGTCCAGGCCCGGGCCCCGCCTGGCCTCCTCGCGGATGGCCGTGTCCAGCAGGCTGCTGGGGGAGACGGAGCGCCGCCGGCACGCCCCGCGGCAACCGGTGTCCACGGGGAAGAGCAAGGGCTGCGGGGACACACACAGGCCGGTGACCCCAGCGCTCTGTGAGGCCCGGCCCCGGGCGTCACCACCACTGGGAGGCAGACCGGCCCACCCCGGACACCGCCTGCGAGGCGCTCGCACACCTGCAGCGAGCTGTGGAGGTCACAGTCAATCTCAGCCTGCAGGACGGACTGCCCCAAGGCCTGGGGCTGCGCGCAGAGCAGGGCGGAGCGGAAAGCGTCGCCGGGTGGGCCTTCCTGAGGCACCTGGGGGCCAGCAGATGAGGACAGAGGCCGTGAGGGACAGAGGCAGGGCACGACTGCGAGCAACACAGCGTCGCGGAACAGACCGGCTGGCTTCCCTCTGAGTTAACAGGCGTCAGCCGCCAGCTGCGGGCTCAGGACACGTGTGTAGCCCCCTCCAGGGCCTCACCGTGTGGGGTGACCAGGGGAATCGGCCAAGTGGTGGCGCCAGGGGCCGTGAAGGAACGGGGGGTGGTCAGGCGGGGCCTGACCCCCAGCAGAGcggctgccccccccccccgcttcacCACACGGGACCCCCCGCCAAGTGCCTAACGGGAGGGGGTAGATGACCTGGGGGCTCAGCCCGCGTGC
This genomic interval carries:
- the SIK1 gene encoding serine/threonine-protein kinase SIK1 isoform X1; its protein translation is MVIMSELSAAPAGSGQGQQKPLRVGFYDIERTLGKGNFAVVKLARHRVTKTQVAIKIIDKTRLDSSNLEKIYREVQIMKLLNHPHIIKLYQVMETKDMLYIVTEFAKNGEMFDYLTSTGHLSESEARKKFWQILSAVEYCHSHNIVHRDLKTENLLLDGNMDIKLADFGFGNFYKPGEPLSTWCGSPPYAAPEVFEGKEYEGPQLDIWSLGVVLYVLVCGSLPFDGPSLPALRQRVLEGRFRIPFFMSRDCETLIRRMLAVDPTKRITISQIWQHRWMQADPALRQPTCPVFSLLGYASSLGSYDEQALGIMQTLGVDRQRTVESLQNSSYNHFAAIYYLLLERLKELRLAQPPARPGHAWQQRPRSSDLSAFEVPQEGPPGDAFRSALLCAQPQALGQSVLQAEIDCDLHSSLQPLLFPVDTGCRGACRRRSVSPSSLLDTAIREEARRGPGLDEEQETREPPPGSTGRRHTLAEVSTCFSPRIPPCIVVSPSAASPSEGTSSDSCLTSAGDGLAGLSGHLVAQGLLSACSPLRLASPLLGTRSATPVLQAQGALGGAAPLPVSFQEGRRASDTSLTQGLKAFRQQLRKNARTKGFLGLNKIKGLARQVCQPSSSSRTSRGGLSAFQLPAQSPGLLGGGAGGREGRSLLEEVLHQQRLLQLQHHPAAPPGCQPAAQHPPAPLVLAPCDGTLLVSGLQKELGLGPGPLLPPPLLQAGGSPVASAAQLLDAHLRISSSTAPGPAAAAPQPRFATLSPSLEPAGLPQGDCEMEDLTSGPLGTFVLVQ